In a genomic window of Telopea speciosissima isolate NSW1024214 ecotype Mountain lineage chromosome 5, Tspe_v1, whole genome shotgun sequence:
- the LOC122661882 gene encoding auxin-responsive protein IAA9-like isoform X2: protein MSPPLLGVVEGQGNVSLVALPPASADGSCQNNSELKERNYMGLSNCSSVDSSAISSLSEGKNSSLNLKATELRLGLPGSQSPQRDPELSLLSPGKLDEKPLFSLLPLKGGTQSSSQKVAVLGNKRGFSVAMDGFSEIKSATFNEGNWMFPAAGSDSETAHSAPQGKFSVNSGVNVMLSPRPSLNSGVKSVSVKEHSGAQPGMLKEATPVKVLQESPHTANENSHNPSAAAKNNSSAPAAKAEVVGWPPIRSFRKNTLATTSKNNDEVDGKPGPGALFVKVSMDGAPYLRKVDLRTYSAYQELSSALEKMFSCFTIGQCGSHGDPGREMLSESNLRDLLHGSEYVLTYEDKDGDWMLVGDVPWE, encoded by the exons ATGTCTCCGCCTTTGCTTGGTGTCGTGGAAGGGCAGGGGAATGTCTCTCTGGTGGCCTTGCCGCCGGCCTCCGCAGATGGTAGCTGCCAGAATAACTCCGAATTAAAAGAGCGTAATTACATGGGGTTATCTAATTGTTCTTCAGTGGACAGCTCCGCAATCTCAAGTTTGTCTGAAGGAAAAAATAGCAGCCTGAATCTGAAAGCAACAGAGCTGAGGCTTGGACTTCCTGGATCCCAATCCCCCCAGAGGGATCCAGAGCTGTCCTTGCTGAGTCCCGGAAAACTAGATGAGAAACCCTTGTTTTCTTTACTTCCTTTGAAGGGCGGTACTCAGTCTTCATCACAAAAGGTTGCTGTTTTAGGAAACAAGAGAGGGTTCTCGGTTGCCATGGATGGTTTCTCTGAAATTAAAAGTGCTACATTTAATGAAGGGAATTGGATGTTTCCAGCTGCTGGCTCTGATTCAGAAACTGCTCATTCGGCACCTCAAGGGAAATTTTCTGTTAACTCGGGAGTTAATGTTATGCTATCACCTAGACCTTCCCTGAACTCGGGGGTGAAATCTGTTTCTGTGAAGGAGCATTCTGGAGCTCAGCCAGGCATGTTGAAAGAAGCCACCCCTGTGAAGGTATTACAAGAGAGCCCCCATACTGCCAATGAGAACAGCCATAATCCTAGTGCTGCTGCTAAGAACAATAGCAGTGCACCTGCTGCCAA GGCTGAAGTAGTAGGTTGGCCACCAATTAGATCATTTAGGAAGAACACTTTGGCGACCACTTCCAAGAACAATGATGAAGTCGATGGTAAACCAGGCCCAGGTGCTCTTTTCGTCAAGGTCAGCATGGACGGTGCTCCTTATTTAAGGAAGGTAGACCTCAGAACATATTCTGCATATCAGGAGCTCTCCTCTGCACTGGAGAAGATGTTCAGTTGTTTTACCATAG GCCAGTGTGGATCACATGGAGATCCAGGGAGGGAGATGCTGAGTGAGAGTAACCTGAGGGACCTACTACATGGGTCAGAATACGTTCTTACCTATGAGGACAAGGATGGTGACTGGATGCTTGTGGGAGATGTCCCGTGGGAGTAA
- the LOC122661882 gene encoding auxin-responsive protein IAA9-like isoform X1, whose protein sequence is MSPPLLGVVEGQGNVSLVALPPASADGSCQNNSELKERNYMGLSNCSSVDSSAISSLSEGKNSSLNLKATELRLGLPGSQSPQRDPELSLLSPGKLDEKPLFSLLPLKGGTQSSSQKVAVLGNKRGFSVAMDGFSEIKSATFNEGNWMFPAAGSDSETAHSAPQGKFSVNSGVNVMLSPRPSLNSGVKSVSVKEHSGAQPGMLKEATPVKVLQESPHTANENSHNPSAAAKNNSSAPAAKAEVVGWPPIRSFRKNTLATTSKNNDEVDGKPGPGALFVKVSMDGAPYLRKVDLRTYSAYQELSSALEKMFSCFTIGQCGSHGDPGREMLSESNLRDLLHGSEYVLTYEDKDGDWMLVGDVPWEMFIDSCKRLRIMKSSDAIGLAPRAMEKCRNRN, encoded by the exons ATGTCTCCGCCTTTGCTTGGTGTCGTGGAAGGGCAGGGGAATGTCTCTCTGGTGGCCTTGCCGCCGGCCTCCGCAGATGGTAGCTGCCAGAATAACTCCGAATTAAAAGAGCGTAATTACATGGGGTTATCTAATTGTTCTTCAGTGGACAGCTCCGCAATCTCAAGTTTGTCTGAAGGAAAAAATAGCAGCCTGAATCTGAAAGCAACAGAGCTGAGGCTTGGACTTCCTGGATCCCAATCCCCCCAGAGGGATCCAGAGCTGTCCTTGCTGAGTCCCGGAAAACTAGATGAGAAACCCTTGTTTTCTTTACTTCCTTTGAAGGGCGGTACTCAGTCTTCATCACAAAAGGTTGCTGTTTTAGGAAACAAGAGAGGGTTCTCGGTTGCCATGGATGGTTTCTCTGAAATTAAAAGTGCTACATTTAATGAAGGGAATTGGATGTTTCCAGCTGCTGGCTCTGATTCAGAAACTGCTCATTCGGCACCTCAAGGGAAATTTTCTGTTAACTCGGGAGTTAATGTTATGCTATCACCTAGACCTTCCCTGAACTCGGGGGTGAAATCTGTTTCTGTGAAGGAGCATTCTGGAGCTCAGCCAGGCATGTTGAAAGAAGCCACCCCTGTGAAGGTATTACAAGAGAGCCCCCATACTGCCAATGAGAACAGCCATAATCCTAGTGCTGCTGCTAAGAACAATAGCAGTGCACCTGCTGCCAA GGCTGAAGTAGTAGGTTGGCCACCAATTAGATCATTTAGGAAGAACACTTTGGCGACCACTTCCAAGAACAATGATGAAGTCGATGGTAAACCAGGCCCAGGTGCTCTTTTCGTCAAGGTCAGCATGGACGGTGCTCCTTATTTAAGGAAGGTAGACCTCAGAACATATTCTGCATATCAGGAGCTCTCCTCTGCACTGGAGAAGATGTTCAGTTGTTTTACCATAG GCCAGTGTGGATCACATGGAGATCCAGGGAGGGAGATGCTGAGTGAGAGTAACCTGAGGGACCTACTACATGGGTCAGAATACGTTCTTACCTATGAGGACAAGGATGGTGACTGGATGCTTGTGGGAGATGTCCCGTGGGA GATGTTTATTGATTCATGCAAAAGgttgaggatcatgaagagCTCTGATGCAATTGGCTTAG CTCCAAGGGCAATGGAGAAATGCAGGAACAGAAACTAG